A region from the Pirellulaceae bacterium genome encodes:
- a CDS encoding putative Ig domain-containing protein has translation MTSRERLLIGAIALLAVGTVGVYTLTSLTGAIAKRKANLATVQNEINRKNVIIRTGANAVRNLAKLQQQSLPADQEKARSLYQRWLLDLVVDKVGLQNPSVRVTDRMIRGSYFSRLSFQVDGRASLDQTVQFLHGFYSSDDLHRIQSFSLKPISNSDSRQLDMAVTIEAIILPGNKREIVGDLASNRMGELTIADYQTAILDRNAFAPANLPPSLDRIRDANTYRGDRFSLRVEADDEDERDHLTYELEGDFPEGMEIDSESGTIRWRPEENGDFTLRVKVTDDGTPALSDSTEFLLTVADPPPETEPEDEEPEKPRFDEAEFAFLIGTISDGAKREIWLKVRTTGKLLRLSKGDRIRVGTVQGTVESIGNKEVSIRTDDGDLKVRVGQSLTEGRLTDPTGQAASS, from the coding sequence ATGACATCACGTGAACGATTACTCATTGGTGCGATCGCACTGCTGGCGGTCGGCACAGTTGGCGTCTATACGCTGACCAGCTTGACCGGAGCCATCGCCAAGCGCAAGGCGAATCTTGCCACCGTGCAAAATGAGATCAATCGCAAGAACGTCATCATCCGCACCGGGGCGAATGCAGTACGTAATCTTGCAAAACTGCAACAGCAATCACTGCCTGCAGATCAAGAGAAAGCGCGATCACTTTACCAACGCTGGCTGTTGGACCTCGTCGTTGACAAAGTGGGCCTGCAAAATCCTTCCGTACGAGTCACCGACCGGATGATCCGCGGCAGTTACTTTTCTCGCCTAAGCTTTCAAGTCGACGGCCGAGCTTCTCTTGATCAAACTGTGCAGTTTCTGCACGGCTTCTACTCCTCCGACGATCTGCATCGCATTCAGAGTTTTTCACTAAAACCTATTTCAAATTCTGATTCACGCCAACTTGATATGGCGGTGACTATCGAAGCGATCATTCTCCCGGGAAACAAACGTGAGATCGTCGGCGACTTGGCTTCGAACCGAATGGGAGAATTAACAATCGCTGACTACCAAACGGCGATCCTTGATCGCAATGCTTTCGCACCGGCGAATTTGCCACCCAGCCTAGATAGAATCCGAGACGCGAATACTTATCGTGGCGATCGTTTTTCCTTGAGAGTCGAAGCGGACGATGAAGATGAACGTGATCATTTGACCTACGAGTTAGAAGGCGATTTCCCGGAAGGAATGGAGATCGACTCCGAGTCGGGAACCATTCGGTGGCGGCCCGAAGAAAACGGCGACTTCACCCTGCGCGTCAAAGTGACCGACGATGGGACTCCTGCTTTGAGCGACTCCACCGAATTCCTGTTGACCGTTGCCGATCCGCCACCCGAAACCGAACCCGAGGATGAGGAGCCTGAAAAACCTCGCTTCGACGAGGCAGAGTTTGCCTTTTTGATCGGTACGATTTCCGATGGAGCAAAACGCGAAATCTGGCTGAAAGTTCGCACCACAGGCAAGTTATTACGTTTGTCCAAGGGCGACCGCATCCGTGTCGGCACCGTGCAAGGCACGGTAGAGTCCATCGGCAATAAAGAAGTGAGCATCCGCACCGATGACGGCGACTTGAAGGTACGTGTTGGTCAAAGCCTCACGGAAGGTCGATTGACCGATCCAACTGGCCAAGCCGCCAGCAGCTGA